A genomic region of Miscanthus floridulus cultivar M001 chromosome 3, ASM1932011v1, whole genome shotgun sequence contains the following coding sequences:
- the LOC136544031 gene encoding uncharacterized protein translates to MAVILRFVNDEGKVVERFLGLQHVESCTAIALKDSLVGMLSSHNLSISMLHGQGYDGASNMRGEFNGVQKLIRDENPYAFYVHCFAHQLQPVVVAVSTSSADIADFFNYVPLIVNNVGASCMRKDVLLAKHHDVLLEKIENGEIMTGSGLNQESSLARPGDTRWGSHLKTLLRILVMWESIIDVLEIVKKDSIKPTCNGGALGLIGKMESFDFVFILHLMIELLSMTDILSRALQGKDQDMVEAMHLITDVKDGLQDMRNNGWEPLLRKVKTFCEKNEIEVPDMDKKINVRGTSRRRKQKVTNKHYYHVEIFLVAIDAILTELISLELLVCMACFNPRNNFSNFDVDKLARLAEIYAEDFDIGDLIVLPNQLRQFINRARRTPDFLGCTELGKVAEIMVKNNMHTSYKLVYRLIELTLILPVATASIERIFSAMSIIKIDLRNKMGDEWLNDLMICYNEKEIFGKIGNEKIKKRFQEMKKRGMLLPKKLVGRHCSCAAAGVAGLSYRAVIAHVPLPELQAFDMEMQTTRLAATPASARTSPPPSTPALPAAEHAGCRAKNAGTATAAVPARQRATPSGLARWLPAEAYASQPSLARHRREDECRCYEMYCCVRVLYGESVRREDGCISNDFDVNKFEQEEKEQEEEDRIGDVISSDSDDSDDEQGEHQFKETKRELDKMVNVAGKAWLEAQIKQKAQWAFAYDEGGFR, encoded by the exons TGAGAGGTGAATTTAATGGGGTCCAGAAATTGATTCGTGATGAAAATCCTTATGCTTTCTATGTGCATTGTTTTGCCCATCAATTGCAACCGGTGGTTGTTGCCGTTTCAACATCTAGTGCAGACATTGCAGATTTCTTTAACTATGTTCCTTTAATAGTCAATAATGTGGGTGCATCTTGTATGAGAAAGGATGTCTTGCTTGCAAAGCATCATGATGTGTTGCTTGAAAAGATTGAGAATGGTGAGATTATGACTGGAAGTGGTTTGAACCAGGAAAGTAGCCTAGCTAGGCCTGGAGATACTAGATGGGGTTCACATCTTAAAACTTTGCTTCGCATTTTGGTGATGTGGGAGTCTATCATAGATGTCCTTGAGATAGTGAAGAAAGATTCCATTAAACCAACATGTAATGGTGGAGCTTTAGGTTTAATTGGAAAAATGGAGAGCTTTGATTTTGTGTTCATCCTACATTTGATGATAGAGTTGTTGAGCATGACAGATATTTTGTCACGTGCTTTGCAAGGGAAGGATCAAGACATGGTTGAAGCAATGCATTTGATCACTGATGTGAAAGATGGCCTGCAGGACATGAGGAACAATGGATGGGAGCCGTTACTCAGAAAAGTGAAAACATTCTGTGAGAAGAATGAGATTGAAGTGCCAGATATGGATAAGAAAATAAATGTTAGAGGGACATCTAGACGTAGAAAGCAAAAGGTAACAAACAAGcattactatcatgttgagatttTTCTTGTTGCCATTGACGCCATCTTGACTGAGCTGATTAGTTTAGAGTTGTTAGTATGCATGGCTTGTTTTAACCCAAGGAACAACTTCTCTAATTTTGATGTGGACAAACTTGCGAGGCTTGCTGAAATTTATGCCGAGGATTTTGATATTGGTGACCTTATTGTTTTGCCAAATCAACTTAGACAATTCATCAACCGTGCTAGAAGAACTCCAGATTTTCTTGGATGCACTGAACTTGGAAAAGTTGCTGAAATTATGGTCAAGAATAATATGCACACATCTTATAAATTGGTTTATCGTCTCATTGAGCTAACCTTGATACTGCCTGTGGCAACGGCTTCAATTGAGAGGATATTTTCAGCCATGTCCATTATAAAGATAGATTTGCGTAATAAAATGGGTGATGAATGGCTCAATGACTTGATGATATGCTATAACGAGAAGGAGATATTTGGAAAGATTGGTAATGAAAAGATCAAAAAGCGGTTTCAAGAGATGAAAAAACGCGGCATGTTATTGCCTAAAAAATTAGTG GGCCGTCATTGCTCATGTGCTGCGGCCGGAGTTGCAGGCCTTTCATACAGAGCCGTCATTGCTCATGTGCCACTGCCGGAGTTGCAGGCCTTTGATATGGAGATG caaaccACGCGTCTGGCCGCCACGCCCGCGTCCGCCCGCACCAGCCCGCCGCCAAGCACGCCGGCCCtgcccgccgccgagcacgctGGCTGCCGCGCCAAGAACGCCGGCACGGCCACGGCCGCCGTGCCCGCACGACAGCGCGCGACCCCCTCCGGCCTCGCACGGTGGCTGCCCGCCGAGGCCTACGCCTCCCAGCCTAGTCTAGCGCGCCACCGCCGCGAGGACGAGTGCCGCTGCTACGAG Atgtattgttgtgttagagttttgtacggagaaagtgttaggagagaagatg gttgtataagcaatgactttgatGTGAATAAGTTCGAACAggaagagaaggagcaggaggaggaggataggATCGGTGATGTAATTAGTAGTGATtcagatgattctgatgatgaacaaggag agcaccagttcaaggagacaaagagagaactagataaGATGGTAAATGTAgcaggaaaggcctggttagaggcgcagatcaaacagaaggctcagtgggcttttgcatatgacgaggggggtttcag gtag
- the LOC136546096 gene encoding uncharacterized protein: MSYPYDAADAEGRDPDLAGRARTRTSMSASSSKPQPPPPCHLHLHVDTTSATATATTTNGSAASPDSASSSHHSSRGPRPATPTGRGGGSEGTQNSWSGACAACKYQRRKCNRNCPLAPYFPGDQKSRFIRAQRLFGVSNMLKTLKRVGPKYALDAMRTIIYQSEARAADPVGGCVSIIQELQRQIRDSEMELQFVRQQIAICHQQAAAMDAGLSADPAAMILPAASSPVVGLVAAGQQDDMVVVDAIYAASQQPSIQAGDLRNNDPSSHQQQLYDYFCYNNGTASTSDDGGMQQYGLADVVDSSVAKAGSPVVALGEQLGQHCQIQASPFVDAFNEKKPQVLPPTIQHHRPAAAAGDVLHPQQNKLATSVLVKHDDDVLDEHMEEQQATTEAPCHLELGFSAF, translated from the coding sequence ATGTCCTATCCCTACGACGCCGCCGACGCCGAGGGTCGCGACCCCGACCTCGCCGGCCGCGCGCGCACACGTACCAGCATGTCCGCCTCCTCCTccaagccacagccgccaccaccgtgccacctccacctccacgtcGACACTACtagtgccaccgccaccgccaccaccaccaacgggTCGGCTGCCTCTCCCGACTCCGCGTCCTCCTCCCACCACTCCTCCCGCGGCCCGCGGCCCGCCACCCCCACCGGCCGCGGCGGCGGGAGCGAGGGCACGCAGAACAGCTGGAGCGGGGCATGCGCGGCGTGCAAGTACCAGCGGCGCAAGTGCAACCGGAACTGCCCGCTCGCCCCCTACTTCCCCGGCGACCAGAAGAGCCGCTTCATCCGCGCCCAGCGCCTCTTCGGCGTCAGCAACATGCTGAAGACGCTGAAACGGGTCGGGCCCAAGTACGCCCTTGACGCCATGCGCACCATCATCTACCAGTCCGAGGCTCGCGCGGCCGATCCCGTCGGCGGCTGCGTCAGCATCATACAAGAACTGCAGCGACAGATCCGCGACTCTGAGATGGAGCTCCAGTTTGTTCGACAGCAGATCGCGATCTGTCACCAGCAGGCGGCCGCCATGGACGCCGGGCTCTCCGCCGACCCGGCGGCGATGATCCTACCTGCCGCTTCTTCCCCTGTGGTGGGACTGGTGGCTGCAGGCCAGCAGGACGACATGGTAGTTGTGGACGCGATCTACGCCGCCAGTCAGCAGCCATCCATCCAGGCAGGTGATCTACGCAATAATGATCCATCGTCGCACCAGCAGCAGCTCTACGATTACTTCTGTTACAACAATGGCACCGCCAGCACGAGCGACGATGGGGGAATGCAGCAGTACGGCTTAGCCGACGTCGTCGACAGCAGTGTCGCCAAGGCTGGGTCACCGGTCGTGGCCCTCGGCGAGCAGCTGGGGCAGCACTGCCAGATACAGGCGTCGCCGTTCGTGGACGCGTTCAACGAGAAGAAACCACAGGTCCTGCCGCCGACAATACAACACCAtcgccctgctgctgctgccggcgATGTGCTGCATCCACAACAGAATAAGCTGGCCACGTCGGTCCTGGTGAAGCACGACGACGACGTATTAGATGAGCATATGGAGGAGCAGCAGGCGACAACAGAGGCGCCATGCCACCTGGAGTTAGGCTTCTCCGCTTTCTAA